The Tolypothrix sp. PCC 7712 region GCTTTCTAATACCCGACGTTTAGCTTTGGGGTCAATACCAATTAACCGGACATACTCACCTTGATGGTTGCTGATACAATCTTCTAGAGCCGCAATCACTTCATTGGTAGAGGTAGAGTTAATAGGACTACAGCTTTGCCAAGAACCAGTCCGGAAGCGGCGCTCATCCACATGTTCTGTACCAATTTTGTAACCACCTGCTAACAGCTGACGGATTTGTTCTACTGTTTCTGTGTTTAGTCCGCCACCAGAACCGTTACCATTACCATTAGAGCTATAGCTGCCATTAGAAGCAGCCTTGGGAGCCTTAAATGCAGCAGCAGGCGCACCAACTGTGCCATCTGGACGTTGGATAATTGTTTCGAGAACGCGTCTTCTGCCGTTGTCGATGCCAAACAAGCGCACATACTCACCAGCATGATCTGCCAAACAAGCTTCTAATGCTGAGATGGCTTCACCAATGGATCTAGCATTGATAGGCTGACAGCTAGTCCAAGAACCCGTACGGAAACGTCTTTGGTCTACATGTTCTGTACCGATTTTGTATCCTTGCTGTAACAAATAGCGTACTTGCTCTATTGTTTCTGCACTTAAACTACCGCTTGCCACTTCACTACTCCTTTCTAGCTCTAAAACAGTAATGCCATTACCTGTAGAAGATTTTTTTATTTGATCCCGAATGGGTGTAATACATTTACTATCTGCAACGCACAAATATCCAGCTCGCAGTGCCTGATTAATTCCCACTACATGATGGGTGAATTCCTGATCCTGCGATTGGACATCTGGTAAACGGTCAGCTTGTTGCTGAGTAGTAATGATTGCTCCCGAAGGTACATATTTACCAGGGGGAATTTCTACATCTTGAATTAAAGCGTGCATCATCACGATGCAACCTGCACCCACCCTGGCATTAAATACCGTAGAGCGAAAGCCTATAAAAGAATTATCACCAACATAAGCAGGCCCGTGAATCAGGGCCATATGGGTAATAGAAGCATTTTTACCAATCCATACCGAGTATTCTTCTTGGTCATCACCAATTACTCGGCCTTGCTCCAACCCATGAATTACTACACCATCTTGAATATTAGTATTTTCACCAATGAAAAAAGGTGTACCTTCATCCGCTCTAATCGAAGTCCCCGGAGCAACGATTACGTTGGCACCTATTCGCACGTCTCCAATCACCTTGGAAAAAGAATGTACAAATGTGCTTTCATGGATTGTTGGCTCAGCTAAGTTCCTCGACCACGGGGTTGGGGGTGCCACCGTGCTGCTGACTGCCATTGCGAGATTCCTCCTAAAATTGTCAATTGTCAATTGTCAGTTGTCAGTTGTCATTTGTCCTTTGTCTTTTGTCTTTTGCCATAATTTTTGTGTTATGACCAATGACTAATGAACAGTAACTAATGACTAATGACCAATGACTAATGACTAACGGTATTGGTCTTTTTTGCTGTAAATGAGACGATCTTCAACATGAATAGTATCAATTATCGCCACCACTGCTGCATCTAACGGACGATTTTCGTTTCCAGGAACTTGACGAGCTGCGCTACCACGACTGAAAAGTACCCATTCGTCTACTCCTGCACCTACGATATCTGCTGCTACTTCGTATTTTTGCAGGAGGTTGCCTTCTTCATCTACTAATTGCAACAACAGTAGTTTCACACCTCGAAGACTTGGTTCTTTTTGCGTGCTAACTACTGTGCCCCGGACTTTAGCAATTTGCATTACAAATTATGGTCTTCTGCCGAAAGGACGAATGGCGTTGACATTTTCCCGGAACTGCTCTACATCCTCTGTATAACGAATTGGCAGGACATACTCTAAGTTTTCGTGAGGACGAGCAATGATATGGGTAGACAGTACTTGTCCGCCGTTAACTCGCTTCACAGATTCTACGCCTGCGGCAACGGAGGCTTGAACTTCGGAAACATCTCCCCGAACGATAACTGTGACGCGACCGCTACCAATTTTTTCGTAGCCTACTAAGGTAACGCGAGCTGCTTTCACCATCGCATCTGCGGCTTCTACTACTGCGGGAAAGCCCAGCGTTTCTACCATTCCTACTGCAATCGACATTAGTTTTAATCCTTAATGACAGTTTTTCACTCTGGACAACAAAAGCACTCAAGAAGGCAACCCCGTTAATCTATTTTCTTAATGGGTTTTTAAGTGCGGAACTGTTCTACGGCTTCTGTATACCGAATCGGTAATACATATTCGAGGTTTTCATGGGGACGGGCAATGATGTGAGTGGATACTACTTCCCCACCATTTACTCTTCTGGCTGCTTCTACCCCAGCTGCAACTGAGGCTTGCACTTCCGATACGTCTCCCCGCACAATTACTGTGACTCGTGCGCTACCAATTTTTTCATATCCTACTAATGTTACACGGGCGGCCTTCACCATCGCATCAGCAGCTTCTACTACTGCGGGGAAGCCCTTGGTCTCAATCATTCCAACTGCAATTGGCATCGCAGAACTCCTACAAAATTAATCCAATCAGTACTGAGCTTTGAAATTTTTGACGGGGAAGCTCATCTTGAGCTAAGAAAACACTTCCAAAATAAGCATAGGAAAGCTTGGCGTTCCTGGCAATATAAATCACTATAATAGTTTATAATAAAATTGTTTAAGAAAACTTAACAAAAATTAATGCTGTCATTTGGTTAATGAAATTTTACGGATTGCTAGAGCGCTCAAGTAAGCTTTATAATTTTTTAATTACATTTGTCAAACTTCTATTAATAAAGTTTTTAATTTATTCTCAAGAGATTTGACAAAAGCCTATAACCTTTGCCAGCATTGCCTTTGGTAGATTTATCTATTGTCTCCAAGCAAGAGGCTAAAAGGCAGATAAGTTTTACTAATAATACATATAAATTGAAAATGTAAAAGTAAGAATTCCCATACTACAAGTCAACTGTAGTTTAGGAATTAAATATTTTTATTCTGTTATATTCACTTTTGCTATCGATCTAATGTCAAGCTAATTAGAGAAAATATATTTAATAAAACTGGTTTTAAAACAAGGCATTCCATACTGAGTCGTCAAAGGAAATTTAAATGGATCATTTTCTCTACATTACAAGTTGGTTTGTGCCTTTTTATGGTTTAATAGGTGCTATTTTGACCTTGCCCTGGGCCATGGGAATTATTCGGCGAACAGGGCCAAGACCAGCAGCATACTTCAACTTGTTGACGACCATTGCCGCATTTATCCATAGCCTGTTGATATTTCAAAACATCTGGGATAAAGAGCCAGAAACAGTGATAATTAACTGGTTCAAAGTCGCAGATTTAGATTTATCCTTTGCCTTAGACATTTCCCCCGTCAGTGTTGGGGCAACGGTGCTGATTACAGGGTTAAGTTTCTTAGCACAAACTTATGCCCTAGGCTATATGGAAAAAGACTGGGCATTGGCGCGGTTTTTTGGGCTGATCGGATTTTTTGAGGCGGCGCTGAGTGGTTTAGCCATTAGTGATTCTCTATTTCTCAGCTATGCCTTGTTAGAAGTGCTGACGCTTTCCACATATTTGCTAGTGGGATTTTGGTATGCACAACCCTTAGTGGTGACCGCAGCGCGGGACGCATTTTGGACAAAAAGGGTCGGAGACTTGTTACTGCTGATGGGGGTAGTGACCCTTTCTTGCCTAGCTGGTAGTTTGAACTTTTCTGATTTATCTGAATGGGCGCAAACAGCTAGCTTAGATCCAGTCACTTCTGCGTTATTAGGATTAGCTTTAATTGCTGGGCCATCTGGTAAATGCGCTCAATTCCCCCTACATCTGTGGTTAGATGAAGCAATGGAAGGGCCTAACCCTGCTTCTATACTGCGGAACTCATTGGTGGTAGCAGGTGGTGCTTATGTGCTATACAAAATGCAGCCTTTGTTGGCACTGTCCCCAGTGGCTTTGAATGCCTTGGTAATTATGGGTACGGTGACAGCAATTGGGGCGACGTTAGTGTCCTTAGCGCAAATTGATATTAAGCGAGCACTATCTCATTCCACTAGTGCATACATGGGCTTGGTATTTTTGGCAATGGGTTTACAGCAAGGGGGTGTAGCCTTGATGTTGCTGTTAACTCATGCGATCGCAAAAGCTCTATTATTCATGAGTTCGGGTTCGATTATCTCTACTACCCACACCCAAAACCTTACAGAAATGGGTGGTTTATGGTCACGGATGCCGGCTACAACCACTGCTTTTGTTGTTGGTTCGGCAGGGATGGTGACACTGCTACCACTAGGCAGTTTTTGGGCAATGCTGGCTTGGGCAGATGGCTTTGTGAATATTAGCCCTTGGGTGATTGGTGTATTAGTAATAGTTAATGGCTTAACAGCACTCAATTTAACCAGAGTATTTAGATATATTTTCTGGGGTACACCGCAACAAAAAACCCGCCGTGCGCCTGAAGTGGGTTGGCAAATGGCATTCCCGATGGTGACCTTGATCATCTTGACTCTGTTATTACCCGTAATGCTACAGCAATGGTACTTACTTCCTAGTTGGGAAAGTATTAACTGGTATGTAGTAGCGATATTACTTTCCTCAACCTTAGTAGGGGTAGCAATCGGCTCGGTAATGTATCTAGACAAAGCATGGTCAAGGTCAAGAATCCTAGCATGGAGATTTATCCAAGACTTGTTGGGTTACGACTTCTACATCGACCAAGTGTATAAAGTCACCGTAGTCAGCGCTGTAGCCATCCTATCGAAAATTTCCGCATGGAGCGATCGCTATTTGATTGATGGCTTAGTCAACTTAGTTGGTTTTGCCGCCATCCTCAGCGGGCAAGGTTTAAAGTACAGCATTTCTGGACAATCCCAAGGTTATATGCTAACAATCCTCTTCGTTGTCAGCGTCTTGGGATTTTTCATTAGCTGGTCATTAGGGCTACTAGATAAGTTGCCTTTTTAGTCATTTGTCATTGGTCATTTGTCAATAGGCAATTATCATTGATCGCCTCTGCTTGCTCTTCCTCTCTGCCCTCCTTCCTCATATCCTTAACTAGTTCTGTGTATGCTGAGTGCGTTGATTTTAGTACCATTAATTGGTGCTGTTGTAATTAGCTTATGGCCACCGGGGATAAATGGTAAAAACTCCCGAGGGATAGCCTTGGTAGTTGCCAGTATCGCCTTTGTATGGTCGATAATTTTAGCAATTCAATTTAATCCTGGGCAGGTTAGTCAACAATTTGTAGAATTCTTACCTTGGGTAGATGCCTTAGGTTTAAATTATAATCTTGGGGTAGATGGCTTATCTTTACCTTTGCTAGTTTTGAACGGCTTGTTGACTTGCGTTGCCATCTACAGCAGTGATGAATCTCTGCAACGTCCAAGATTGTATTACTCATTAATACTGCTGTTAAGTGCTGGGGTAACTGGTGCTTTTATTGCCCAGGACTTACTATTATTCTTCCTGTTTTACGAAGTTGAACTCATACCCCTATATCTGTTGATTGCAATTTGGGGTGGTGAAAAACGGGGTTATGCAGCTACAAAATTCCTCATTTATACTGCTCTTTCTGGGATTTTGATTTTAGCCAGCTTCTTAGGAATGGTTTGGTTGAGTGGTGCGCCTAACTTTGCTCTCGGTTCTTTGAATGCCACGACTCTACCATTAGCAACGCAACTTTTGTTACTAGCCGGAATTTTAGTTGGTTTTGGCATTAAGATTCCTCTAGTTCCCTTCCATACATGGTTGCCAGATGCTCACGTAGAAGCTTCCACACCCATTTCTGTGCTACTGGCTGGGGTACTGTTAAAACTAGGAACTTATGGCTTACTGCGCTTTGGCATGAACTTATTGCCAGAAGCTTGGACTTATTTGGCTCCCTGGTTAGCGAGTTGGGCTGTAGTCAGTGTACTTTATGGTGCATCTTGTGCGATCGCCCAAAAAGACATGAAAAAAATGGTGGCATATAGTTCTATTGGACACATGGGCTATATTCTGTTAGGGGCGGCATCTGCGACACAGTTAAGTATTTTAGGCACTGTGATGCAGATGATCAGCCACGGCTTGATTTCTGCACTCCTGTTTTTGCTGGTAGGGATTGTCTATAAAAAAGCTGGTAGCCGCAACCTAGATGTTATCCGGGGGCTACTAAATCCAGAACGAGGTATGCCCGTAATTGGTAGCTTAATGGTTTTAGGAGTCATGGCTAGTGCGGGAATTCCAGGAATGATCGGGTTTATTTCCGAATTTGTCATCTTCCGTGGTAGTTTCCCGGCTTTTCCCGTGCAAACCTTGTTATGTATGATTGGTACAGGTTTGACTGCCGTGTACTTCTTAATCCTGGTAAATAAAGCCTTTTTTGGACGTTTATCCGAGCAAGTTGTCAATCTACCAAGGGTATATTGGAGCGATCGCCTACCATCGATAGTATTAGCTGTAGTGATTGTAATTTTTGGTATCCAACCCTCTTGGTTAGCACGCTGGACTGAACCAACAATCACAGCGATGGTGAATACACAAAACACCGTAGTCACCGTGGCTTTGGATCATCAAAGCAAAAATTAAAATACCAGATTGGGTTTGTAGTCAGGATGATGCCAGACTACAAACTCAATCATCTGTTTGGTAGGTGATGAATAATTAACAATTGATAAAGGCAGATAAAAACTACTTAATTTCCCCATTTTAATAAAAAATCAAGCTTGACCAAATCATATTTTAAATTACTAGGAGAAACTGCCAATGGTCACCATCAAAAAGAAACCTTATAACAACCCTTTAGGTGAATTTATCAAGCGTTTGCAAACAGGAGAAGCACTGCTGGCTGATAGCCCCCAGAACGTTTTAGAAGTGGTCGGCATTCTGAAAAGCTATGGCGTAGTTTTAGATGCTTACTCCAATAATCTCATCTACATTGCTGAACATCAATTTTTAGTATTTTTCCCCTTCTTTAAATACTTTAATGGGGAATTTAGTTGGCAAAAATTATTTCGTCATTGGTGGCATGACCGAATTAATTTTGAATATGCCGAATATTGTATGAAGTCCATGATGTGGCACGGTGGCGGTGGACTGGATACATATTTAGATACAAAAGAATTTCAAACAGCCGCCGAAGCGGTAATTGCTGCTAAATTTAAAAACAATCCTTTAGTTATGGTAATGCACCAACTGTTTCCCGATTTCTTAATTGAACAGTTGCGTGTTTCTGCATATTACAGTGGCTTGGGGCAATTTTGGCGGGTAATGGCTGATATCTTCCTGACTTTATCAGACCTATATGACCAAGGAAAAATCAAAACCATTCCCCAAGTTGTAGAACATATTAAAGCAGGCTTAGTTGCGGATGCTAGCAAGCCAATTACTTACGCCGTCAAAATTGATAATAAAGTTTATGAACTCCTGCCTAAGAAACTTGGTTTAACCTTCTTAGCAGATACAGCAATACCTTATGTAGAAGCTGTTTTCTTCCGGGGAACACCTTTTTCTGGCACAGTTACATATAATGCCCAAGCATATCAAATTCCGCCCGATCAATCGCGCTTTCAATATGGTGCATTATATGCAGATCCTTTACCCATTGGTAGCGCGGGCATTCCTCCCACTTTATTAATGCAGGATATGCGGCATTATTTACCAGAGTATTTGCATGAAGTATATCGCCGCAGTCGTCGCGGTGAAGATGATTTGCTAGTGCAAATTTGTATTACTTTCCAAAAGTCAATGTTCTGTGTAACTACAGCTACGATTTTGGGATTAATGCCTTATCCATTAGATAGCGAAGATCCATCAGAACAACAAGCTAATCAAGTTTATTTAGAAAAGTGGATGGAACGTTTCAAAACTTCTCGCTTGTTGGAAGTGAATAAATGAAAAACTCCACCCACTCGTGTGTGGAGTTTTTGGGCATAGGGCATAGGAAAAAGTTACTGTGTCCCGCCACAAACCCGAAGCAATGGGGTGAGTATCCCTGTTCATCGAATAAGGTTCGGATAAGACAAATCGATTGGCGTTTAAATCCTGTAGAGACGCGATGAATCGCGTCTCTACAAACCCAAAATCATGACGAAAAATGATTAACCGAACTGTATTGCTTGTTCATCGACAAGGAAATAAAGTTTCCCCTTGCTTTCAATAATT contains the following coding sequences:
- a CDS encoding CO2 hydration protein; translated protein: MVTIKKKPYNNPLGEFIKRLQTGEALLADSPQNVLEVVGILKSYGVVLDAYSNNLIYIAEHQFLVFFPFFKYFNGEFSWQKLFRHWWHDRINFEYAEYCMKSMMWHGGGGLDTYLDTKEFQTAAEAVIAAKFKNNPLVMVMHQLFPDFLIEQLRVSAYYSGLGQFWRVMADIFLTLSDLYDQGKIKTIPQVVEHIKAGLVADASKPITYAVKIDNKVYELLPKKLGLTFLADTAIPYVEAVFFRGTPFSGTVTYNAQAYQIPPDQSRFQYGALYADPLPIGSAGIPPTLLMQDMRHYLPEYLHEVYRRSRRGEDDLLVQICITFQKSMFCVTTATILGLMPYPLDSEDPSEQQANQVYLEKWMERFKTSRLLEVNK
- a CDS encoding carbon dioxide-concentrating mechanism protein CcmK, with product MSIAVGMVETLGFPAVVEAADAMVKAARVTLVGYEKIGSGRVTVIVRGDVSEVQASVAAGVESVKRVNGGQVLSTHIIARPHENLEYVLPIRYTEDVEQFRENVNAIRPFGRRP
- a CDS encoding carbon dioxide-concentrating mechanism protein CcmK, which encodes MPIAVGMIETKGFPAVVEAADAMVKAARVTLVGYEKIGSARVTVIVRGDVSEVQASVAAGVEAARRVNGGEVVSTHIIARPHENLEYVLPIRYTEAVEQFRT
- a CDS encoding EutN/CcmL family microcompartment protein — encoded protein: MQIAKVRGTVVSTQKEPSLRGVKLLLLQLVDEEGNLLQKYEVAADIVGAGVDEWVLFSRGSAARQVPGNENRPLDAAVVAIIDTIHVEDRLIYSKKDQYR
- a CDS encoding ribulose bisphosphate carboxylase small subunit yields the protein MAVSSTVAPPTPWSRNLAEPTIHESTFVHSFSKVIGDVRIGANVIVAPGTSIRADEGTPFFIGENTNIQDGVVIHGLEQGRVIGDDQEEYSVWIGKNASITHMALIHGPAYVGDNSFIGFRSTVFNARVGAGCIVMMHALIQDVEIPPGKYVPSGAIITTQQQADRLPDVQSQDQEFTHHVVGINQALRAGYLCVADSKCITPIRDQIKKSSTGNGITVLELERSSEVASGSLSAETIEQVRYLLQQGYKIGTEHVDQRRFRTGSWTSCQPINARSIGEAISALEACLADHAGEYVRLFGIDNGRRRVLETIIQRPDGTVGAPAAAFKAPKAASNGSYSSNGNGNGSGGGLNTETVEQIRQLLAGGYKIGTEHVDERRFRTGSWQSCSPINSTSTNEVIAALEDCISNHQGEYVRLIGIDPKAKRRVLESIIQRPNGQVNPSSSTKSFTSSAPTATATATATATSTRLSGEVIDQLRQLLGAGYKISVEHVDQRRFRTGSWTSTGPIQANSERDAIAAIEAALAEYAGEYVRLIGIDPKAKRRVLETIIQRP
- a CDS encoding NADH-quinone oxidoreductase subunit M, whose protein sequence is MLSALILVPLIGAVVISLWPPGINGKNSRGIALVVASIAFVWSIILAIQFNPGQVSQQFVEFLPWVDALGLNYNLGVDGLSLPLLVLNGLLTCVAIYSSDESLQRPRLYYSLILLLSAGVTGAFIAQDLLLFFLFYEVELIPLYLLIAIWGGEKRGYAATKFLIYTALSGILILASFLGMVWLSGAPNFALGSLNATTLPLATQLLLLAGILVGFGIKIPLVPFHTWLPDAHVEASTPISVLLAGVLLKLGTYGLLRFGMNLLPEAWTYLAPWLASWAVVSVLYGASCAIAQKDMKKMVAYSSIGHMGYILLGAASATQLSILGTVMQMISHGLISALLFLLVGIVYKKAGSRNLDVIRGLLNPERGMPVIGSLMVLGVMASAGIPGMIGFISEFVIFRGSFPAFPVQTLLCMIGTGLTAVYFLILVNKAFFGRLSEQVVNLPRVYWSDRLPSIVLAVVIVIFGIQPSWLARWTEPTITAMVNTQNTVVTVALDHQSKN
- a CDS encoding NAD(P)H-quinone oxidoreductase subunit F — protein: MDHFLYITSWFVPFYGLIGAILTLPWAMGIIRRTGPRPAAYFNLLTTIAAFIHSLLIFQNIWDKEPETVIINWFKVADLDLSFALDISPVSVGATVLITGLSFLAQTYALGYMEKDWALARFFGLIGFFEAALSGLAISDSLFLSYALLEVLTLSTYLLVGFWYAQPLVVTAARDAFWTKRVGDLLLLMGVVTLSCLAGSLNFSDLSEWAQTASLDPVTSALLGLALIAGPSGKCAQFPLHLWLDEAMEGPNPASILRNSLVVAGGAYVLYKMQPLLALSPVALNALVIMGTVTAIGATLVSLAQIDIKRALSHSTSAYMGLVFLAMGLQQGGVALMLLLTHAIAKALLFMSSGSIISTTHTQNLTEMGGLWSRMPATTTAFVVGSAGMVTLLPLGSFWAMLAWADGFVNISPWVIGVLVIVNGLTALNLTRVFRYIFWGTPQQKTRRAPEVGWQMAFPMVTLIILTLLLPVMLQQWYLLPSWESINWYVVAILLSSTLVGVAIGSVMYLDKAWSRSRILAWRFIQDLLGYDFYIDQVYKVTVVSAVAILSKISAWSDRYLIDGLVNLVGFAAILSGQGLKYSISGQSQGYMLTILFVVSVLGFFISWSLGLLDKLPF